Below is a genomic region from Castanea sativa cultivar Marrone di Chiusa Pesio chromosome 2, ASM4071231v1.
CCGGCTAAGGGGAAAAATTCCTCAAGCAAAAGCCAAAAGTACGTGTTTCACTTAATAGAAATCCACTAAAGCCACATTAGCAAAGCAAATGTCTTCTAATTGTCTCTATCTCACACCTTTTATACCATTTCCTCTATATAAAAacccttctttcctctctctttcattCTCTCTACAATTGCCATCCCAATATTGCTTCAAACCGAGATTCTTAGTCCTAGTGATTCCTAGTAACACTTTTCCTTCTGTTATTCTAAAACATCTATAAGACCAAGATCTTTCAATCACAGTATGGAATCCGTCAAACAAGGAAGCTCGGAAACCTCAAGTGAAGAGAGTGATCACCTGGAACAAGTCAGAGACGATACGGGCAGTAGGCGCTCCTACGAATGCACATTCTGCAAGCGAGGCTTCACCAATGCTCAGGCCTTGGGAGGGCATATGAACATACACCGGAAAGATCGAGCCAAGGCCAAGCAACTCACAAGCTCTTCTTCACATTCAAACAAATCCAACGAGGATTGCTTCCCCTCTAGATATATTTCACCGGTTTCACGCGAACCATCCGAGTATTTCACAGTTTTAGAGGCTCAAAGACAAAGGAATTATCATATGTATTTTCAGCCATCATCGGCATCT
It encodes:
- the LOC142624075 gene encoding uncharacterized protein LOC142624075, with protein sequence MESVKQGSSETSSEESDHLEQVRDDTGSRRSYECTFCKRGFTNAQALGGHMNIHRKDRAKAKQLTSSSSHSNKSNEDCFPSRYISPVSREPSEYFTVLEAQRQRNYHMYFQPSSASSPRHPHANFHQSDFIASRSQSLSMNQDLFGVNLSLRIGPMHVEDDGMKRAVSEADELDLELRLGHDPY